A single region of the Hylaeus volcanicus isolate JK05 chromosome 5, UHH_iyHylVolc1.0_haploid, whole genome shotgun sequence genome encodes:
- the LOC128876260 gene encoding uncharacterized protein LOC128876260, whose product MINYFAVLAAADLVTCIMLLFSGLAKGAFWCETGWIEFDVFVHLPVGSVSSNVTVWATILATIDRLAIVLSLPRCKPPKFCDYRLARKLMIFSGCFAIVFNVPYCLIYTYSEDGALITTKFFHSRLYDLQNWLQFAMFGVIPAILLLVGNLIMCHSVKKTLMQRQLVLLRRNLREGNRLKDQARMTVMLVGIVLVFFVGELPTHLVSRLSALSLLYGGDPTKVQEVRMDRLRMYATLLNAVSSSANFVLYCTLNRHFLSRLKHLFIAEPSRRLAANVRGRVPYSIRRIESSNVAPGSVECTPNEHM is encoded by the exons ATGATCAACTATTTTGCAGTTCTAGCTGCTGCTGATCTCGTCACCTGCATCATGCTTTTGTTTTCCGGATTGGCCAAAGGCGCCTTCTGGTGCGAAACAGGATGGATAGAGTTCGACGTGTTCGTTCATTTGCCCGTCGGTTCAGTTTCATCGAACGTCACCGTTTGGGCCACCATACTCGCCACTATTGACAGACTCGCGATTGTTCTGAG CTTGCCGAGATGCAAACCACCAAAGTTCTGTGACTATCGGCTGGCACGGAAGTTGATGATTTTCTCTGGTTGCTTCGCCATCGTGTTCAACGTCCCCTACTGTCTAATATACACGTACAGCGAGGACGGTGCTCTAATTACTACCAAATTCTTTCATTCGCG GTTGTACGATCTTCAGAATTGGCTGCAGTTCGCGATGTTCGGCGTGATACCGGCCATTCTGTTGCTGGTGGGTAACCTGATCATGTGCCACTCCGTCAAGAAGACTCTGATGCAGAGGCAGCTGGTGCTTCTTCGTAGAAATCTGCGGGAAGGGAATCGTTTGAAG GATCAAGCGCGGATGACTGTCATGCTAGTTGGCATCGTGCTCGTGTTCTTCGTGGGCGAGCTGCCAACTCATTTGGTGTCGCGACTCAGCGCCCTGTCTCTTCTTTACGGCGGAGACCCAACGAAGGTTCAGGAGGTCCGCATGGACAG GCTTCGAATGTACGCGACCCTCCTCAATGCGGTATCGAGTTCGGCCAACTTCGTCCTATACTGCACGCTGAATCGACATTTTCTTTCGCGTCTGAAACATCTTTTCATCGCCGAACCCTCTCGGAGGTTGGCTGCCAACGTCAGGGGAAGGGTTCCATACTCGATACGACGAATCGAATCCAGCAACGTCGCTCCTGGCTCTGTTGAATGCACGCCAAACGAACATATGTGA